A single region of the Brachypodium distachyon strain Bd21 chromosome 3, Brachypodium_distachyon_v3.0, whole genome shotgun sequence genome encodes:
- the LOC100833808 gene encoding DNA excision repair protein ERCC-1: MDGEQGHQRPVSSKNLIKIPSYQEVFGNGVSSSSSSSSKPPSYNPTLPSAAVGSSSASSSFSEAFSFLKSSEFYSPPPPPPHPSTAPRPPLAGPSRPAVQSKNTILVSNRQKGNPLLKHIRNARWSFADIVPDYVIGQSSCALYISLRYHLLHPDYLYYRIRELQKDFKLRVILCHIDIEDVVKPLHEVTRTSLLHDCTLLCGWSLEECGRYLETIKVFENKPADSIREHTDNDYLSRLTHALTSIRRVNKTDVVTLGSTFGSLSRIMDSSMEELARCPGIGERKVKRIYDTFHEPFKRVTPRPNLLVPLTPDEKKVSGQPSSTNVGMPDPGAENLGASNNKTGPDVKSALTAAFAKYSEKIRRQGRDAAHGAGEGSSSSTMEGGKTKQID; the protein is encoded by the exons ATGGACGGAGAGCAAGGGCATCAGCGACCGGTGTCCAGCAAGAACCTCATAAAGATCCCGTCCTACCAGGAGGTCTTCGGCAATGgagtctcctcctcctcctcctcctcctcgaagCCTCCCTCCTACAATCCTACTCTCcccagcgccgccgtcggctCTTCGTctgcgtcgtcgtcgttctccgaggccttctccttcctcaagTCATCCGAGTTTTActcccctcccccgccgcctccccatCCATCTACCGCCCCAAG GCCGCCTCTGGCTGGCCCCTCCAGGCCGGCGGTACAGAGCAAGAACACCATTCTCGTGAGCAATAGACAG AAAGGGAACCCCTTGCTGAAGCACATCAGGAATGCGAGGTGGTCGTTTGCGGACATTGTGCCGGACTACGTGATTGGGCAATCGTCATGTGCACTGTACATAAG TCTTCGGTATCATCTTCTACACCCAGACTACTTGTATTATCGGATAAGAGAGCTGCAGAAGGATTTTAAACTCCGTGTCATCTTGTGCCATATTGATATT GAAGATGTGGTAAAGCCTTTACATGAAGTTACAAGGACATCACTGCTACATGATTGCACCCTTCTGTGTGGCTGGAG TCTGGAGGAATGTGGCCGGTACTTGGAGACTATTAAAGTGTTTGAAAACAAGCCAGCTGACAGCATTCGTGAGCACACGGATAATGACTACCTATCTCGG TTGACACATGCTCTTACATCTATTCGGCGTGTTAACAAAACAGATGTTGTCACACTTGGTTCAACTTTTGGG TCACTTTCTCGAATTATGGATTCTTCAATGGAAGAACTGGCTCGTTGTCCAGGAATTGGTGAGCGGAAG GTGAAGAGAATTTATGATACTTTTCACGAGCCATTCAAACGAGTTACACCCCGCCCGAACCTTCTAGTACCTCTCACTCCTGACGAAAAAAAAGTGTCCGGTCAGCCTTCATCAACCAATGTGGGCATGCCAGATCCAGGAGCGGAAAATCTAGGCGCATCCAATAACAAGACAGGCCCCGACGTGAAATCAGCCCTTACTGCTGCCTTCGCAAAGTACTCGGAAAAGATCCGCAGGCAGGGCCGTGATGCAGCACATGGAGCGGGGGAAGGCAGTAGCAGCTCAACCATGGAAGGTGGCAAGACGAAACAAATAGATTAG